From Chiroxiphia lanceolata isolate bChiLan1 chromosome 11, bChiLan1.pri, whole genome shotgun sequence, the proteins below share one genomic window:
- the TASOR gene encoding protein TASOR isoform X4 — MTDAVIPSGGEMEREQHQRTEKTSAGVLGVGSNRAAAAEDTTQNGGRSESSSAGEALLVASAAAEDKVPTNLSITGSSQRRSSISTAHEQQQPPSGVLGGPPPLPKPPEDHQPVRRNFQIPRKSREKKALFQPVAPGSREFEDILKILHSSYLDASSVSNFRYKRASLVHSELLEKEFTEKRRELKCDGRLEKELSESYAFLMVDRCQIQSICEKGLQVGHSRISILGSPSMGVYISKYADLLQPNPLETGAAGDVIVFKIIKGKMKSIYDHIDMKAMESTVKSVLDPTPNHECHISKNAHKITSLLSYRAYERTQYYFYEYDFGEIRRRPRHVCPHAVVSFTYKGDMVQGPKFSSSSRPNTFNTDRRTEKSAVTVWRGQLWNKGKLVCHVSLKSATCSFPPCKLPEKLEVEKVVSIDELKKKISPALFFKETYQVGKEVLKDGLYCSLYEVVEKSRSGSHLEGLLQKLEKEKLVLVKPLLDRGFLFLLSPWQMMSPYDHQAGWSRVFHALFLFPEPRGVISSAQRSVPFGNSAPVVSHEKKEIIPESTRFISSLHFALIQARKEATAPFDLVVVVEKYVNEYLKKLFRGALKGREFKLREYSTRLDDKRYVYPAPRYKAHIDEYLQNYIFRCGTYPLPLSRAKELIERNLRPQQFSPISDYEATEDYSDFAKAKCVKRIHAKYEATAAKQKLLPSGDYDTERLKELINLIQCRKKNVGGDSDSEDPRIRSGLKRKLEKESESLHKYLKRSESSENICQYDGGRTSDSLHSVFSTNSGLGGHDADFRQQDGSDSAAADTHGLLKILLETLSTGGHLDSSLAQSVNQVLALSADEMEEDMRQNYEYESIPAQDHELPNTAQADSVNFKDPESLVILEPDVPCLPYPVSADLRLPDNEVGFEDMLQLQEASIGSLSTFEDCSPSAPIEHVHGSQHPNSDNTGEVGMHWKLIPITGLKSPEEPLVYLPPTDALPNDPRVINRQRSSDDQFPYSPFSDTQKGTAEDGHYTGQVEKPEDEYGLADHPFSAKHSISAVIETTLLEEYNLFARKIQEILQQKNIAYVSGMPTPVFSARERIMRLSEYICLKASDVSVQEYIETLNEKLHSVILASSCIKDTQPVYSSPEPSEVGSNTAANPVPDTLSVCRDADTALLPEPLGSTLLEDLHSSEQPSSSLPLVKEKMDHVNTKPEDQTSSSGDLVEPPEKTQKSPENLNISAQPAFSNIISQIKPEVFTSLVKIMKDVRKNTVKFYIHEEEESVLCREIKDYLIKLGNTECHPEQFLKRRADLDKLLIIIQNEDIANLIHKIPCLVTLKRLSCVSFAGVDSLDDVKNHTYNELFVSGGFVVSDESVLNPESITTDKLKQFLEFLEALNTPDGKWQWKVHCKIQKKLKELARMNANALSLLTLLNTYQKKHLVEILSYHNCDSQTRIAPDLDCLIRLQAQNIQQRHVVFLTEKNLKTFSSYVDNGIVVAAVDDFMENFKSLVGYHNSVTEQSCLPASGAHQRQSVLVEKDEKDEEDMSLDSGDEISQIEICSDASKYDTHVEALQTEAKGPHGVDAKESCLSVTELSPEAQTGLVEKTSKSDLEEKQPLTPGSTTCSAEGEKHNSVEQTPFSNFPVYSRQLNMSHQFSHLNVLTHQTFLGTTYPISSANQNQEGSNYFLSAYSQSMDTEKSSSPGGWDSSCDSSRPYSEQK, encoded by the exons ATGACGGATGCCGTGATCCCCAGTGGTGGCGAGATGGAGCGGGAGCAGCATCAGCGGACGGAGAAGACCAGCGCGGGCGTCCTCGGAGTGGGGAGTAACAGAGCGGCAGCCGCTGAGGACACTACACAAAATGGCGGACGCTCTGAGAGCAGTAGCGCTGGGGAGGCGCTGCTGgtggcttctgctgctgcagaggacaAGGTCCCCACAAACCTCAGCATCACTGGCAGCAGCCAGCGCAGGAGCAGCATCTCGACGGCACATGAACAGCAGCAGCCGCCCAGCGGTGTGCTCGGGGGGCCGCCCCCTCTCCCTAAGCCCCCAGAAGACCACCAGCCTGTTAGGAGGAACTTTCAGATCcccaggaagagcagagaaaagaaag CACTCTTTCAGCCAGTAGCTCCAGGTTCTCGAGAATTTGAGGATATTTTGAAGATTCTGCATTCATCTTACTTGGATGCAAGTTCAGTGTCCAATTTTCGTTACAAGAGAGCCAGCTTAGTTCATAGTGAACTGTTGGAAAAGGAA TTCACAGAAAAACGCAGGGAGCTGAAATGTGATGGTCGCCTGGAAAAGGAGCTTTCTGAGAGCTACGCCTTCCTCATGGTGGATCGGTGTCAG ATCCAAAGCATATGTGAAAAGGGGCTGCAGGTTGGCCACTCCAGAATATCAATCCTCGGCAGCCCTTCCATGG GTGTATATATCTCCAAGTATGCTGATTTATTGCAGCCTAATCCTCTAGaaacaggagcagctggagatgtgattgtttttaaaataataaag ggaaaaatgaaaagcatctATGACCACATTGATATGAAAGCAATGGAATCAACTGTAAAGAGTGTGTTGGATCCAACCCCAAATCACGAGTGTCACATTTCAAAGAATGCACATAAAATAACCTCCTTGTTGTCTTATCGAGCCTATGAACGAACTCAG tactATTTTTATGAATATGACTTTGGTGAGATAAGGCGAAGACCAAGACATGTTTGTCCTCATGCTGTTGTTTCATTTACTTATAAAGGTGACATGGTGCAAGGACCAAAATTCTCGTCCTCATCAAG ACCAAACACCTTCAACACAGATAGAAGAACAG AGAAATCTGCTGTTACAGTATGGAGGGGACAGCTTTGGAATAAGGGCAAACTTGTGTGCCATGTTTCCTTAAAATCAGCAACATGTTCCTTCCCTCCATGCAAGCT CCCTGAGAAGCTTGAGGTTGAAAAGGTTGTCAGCATTGatgagctgaagaaaaaaatttcaccAGCGTTGTTCTTTAAAGAAACTTACCAAGTaggaaaagaag TGTTGAAGGACGGCCTGTACTGTAGCCTGTATGAAGTTGTGGAGAAGTCCCGTTCTGGGAGTCACTTGGAGGGTTTACTTCAAAAACTAGAGAAAGAGAAACTT GTTCTTGTGAAACCACTTCTGGACagaggatttctttttctcctttctccttggCAAATGATGTCCCCTTATG ACCACCAAGCTGGATGGTCCCGTGTGTTTCAtgcattatttctgtttccagagCCTAGAGGTGTAATTAGCTCAG cacaaagaagTGTTCCATTTGGAAATTCAGCTCCCGTGGTTTCgcatgaaaaaaaggaaatcattCCAGAATCCACAAGGTTTATTTCATCTCTACATTTTGCTTTAATCCAGGCTCGTAAAGAGGCTACTGCACCCTTTGatcttgttgttgttgttgaaaaGTATGTAAATGAGTATTTGAAAAAGCTCTTTCGTGGCGCTCTGAAGGGTAGAGAATTTAAATTACGTGAGTATTCGACGCGGTTGGATGACAAAAGATACGTTTATCCTGCTCCAAGATATAAAGCTCATATTGATGAATACTTGCAAAACTATATCTTCCGTTGTGGGACGTATCCGCTGCCTCTTTCTAGAGCTAAAGAACTGATTGAGAGGAATTTGAGACCTCAGCAGTTCAGTCCCATCTCAGACTATGAAGCCACAGAAGACTACTCGGATTTTGCCAAGGCAAAATGCGTGAAAAGAATCCATGCAAAATATGAAGCCACTGCTGCCAAGCAGAAGCTGCTTCCTTCTGGAGATTATGATACTGAAAGACTCAAAGAACTTATTAACTTAATCcagtgtaggaaaaaaaatgtaggtgGAGATTCTGATTCTGAAGACCCCAGAATTAGAAGTGGtctgaaaagaaagctggaaaaagagtctgaaagttTGCACAAATACTTAAAAAGGAGTGAATCTTCAGAGAATATTTGTCAGTATGATG GGGGCAGAACCTCGGATTCACTACACTCTGTTTTCTCAACTAATTCTGGTCTGGGTGGACACGATGCTGACTTCAGGCAGCAAGATGGATCcgattctgctgctgctgacacacATGGCCTCCTTAAAATACTTTTGGAAACACTATCTACTGGAGGACACTTGGATTCCTCATTGGCACAGTCTGTAAATCAAGTTTTAGCATTAAGCGCTGATGAAATGGAAGAGGATATGAGACAAAATTATGAATATGAATCCATTCCAGCTCAGGATCATGAGCTTCCTAATACTGCTCAGGCTGACAGTGTTAACTTCAAGGACCCTGAAAGCCTAGTGATTCTGGAACCTGATGTGCCATGTCTGCCCTACCCTGTCAGTGCTGATCTACGGCTTCCAGATAACGAAGTAGGCTTTGAAGACATGCTACAGTTACAA GAAGCAAGCATTGGAAGCCTAAGTACCTTTGAAGACTGCAGTCCTAGTGCACCTATAGAACATGTGCATGGCAGTCAACATCCCAACTCAGATAATACAGGAGAAGTTGGAATGCACTGGAAACTTATTCCAATTACAG GTCTGAAATCACCAGAAGAGCCACTGGTGTATTTGCCACCAACGGATGCCCTTCCTAATGACCCCCGGGTAATAAATAGACAGAGAAGTTCTGATGACCAGTTTCCATACTCTCCATTTTCAGACACACAAAAGGGGACAGCAGAAGATGGACATTATACAGGACAAGTGGAGAAACCTGAAGATGAGTATGGGCTAGCGGACCACCCTTTTTCAGCTAAGCATTCCATTAGTGCAGTAATAGAAACGACCCTGTTAGAAGAATATAATCTCTTTGCACGAAAGATTCAAGAAATTTTGCAGCAGAAGAACATTGCTTACGTTAGTGGGATGCCCACACCAGTCTTCTCTGCCCGAGAGAGGATAATGAGACTTTCAGAATACATATGTTTAAAGGCATCAGACGTGTCTGTCCAAGAATATATAGAGACACTGAATGAAAAGTTGCACAGTGTCATTTTGGCTTCTTCCTGCATTAAGGACACTCAACCCGTTTATTCTAGTCCTGAACCATCGGAAGTTGGGAGCAACACGGCAGCCAACCCTGTGCCCGACACACTGTCTGTGTGCAGGGACGCTGACACAGCGCTGTTACCAGAGCCACTGGGCAGTACCCTGCTGGAAGATCTGCACTCCAGTGAGCAGCCTTCATCAAGCTTGCCCCTagtgaaggagaaaatggaTCATGTGAACACTAAACCAGAGGATCAGACCTCTTCTAGTGGGGATCTGGTGGAGCCACCAGAGAAGACACAGAAATCCCCCGAGAACCTAAACATTTCAGCTCAACCAGCTTTTTCTAATATTATAAGCCAGATAAAACCTGAAGTATTTACCAGCTTGGTCAAAATTATGAAAGATGTACGGAAAAATACTGTCAAATTTTATATtcatgaagaggaagaaagcgTTCTTTGCAGAGAAATCAAG GATTATCTTATAAAGTTGGGTAATACAGAGTGCCATCCAGAGCAGTTCCTTAAGAGAAGAGCTGATTTAGATAAACTGTTGATCATCATCCAAAACGAAGACATCGCCAACCTCATCCATAAG atcCCATGCCTAGTAACTTTGAAGAGGCTCTCCTGTGTCAGCTTTGCGGGGGTTGATAGTTTGGATGACGTGAAAAATCACACTTACAATGAACTGTTTGTGTctggtggttttgttgtgtCGGATGAATCTGTCCTTAATCCAGAGTCCATCACTACAG ATAAACTAAAGCAATTCTTAGAGTTTCTGGAGGCTCTCAATACCCCAGATGGGAAATGGCAGTGGAAAGTCCactgcaaaatacaaaaaaaactgaaagagcTGGCGAG GATGAATGCCAATGCCCTGAGTCTGCTCACACTTCTGAACACCTATCAAAAGAAGCACTTGGTTGAGATTCTGTCTTACCATAACTGTGATTCTCAAACTCGAATTGCTCCAGACCTAGACTGTCTCATCAGGCTTCAGGCTCAAAACATACAACAGAGACATGTTGTCTTCTTAACAG AAAAGAACCTCAAAACATTCTCGAGTTATGTTGATAATGGCATAGTGGTTGCTGCTGTTGATGACTTTATGGAGAATTTTAAAAGCCTCGTTGGGTATCACAACTCGGTTACggagcagagctgccttccCGCCTCCGGAGCTCACCAAAGACAATCAG ttcTTGTAGAAAAGGATGAGAAGGATGAGGAGGACATGTCTCTGGATTCAGGGGATGAAATATCACAAATAGAAATCTGCAGTGATGCCTCTAAGTATGATACTCATGTGGAAGCTTTGCAGACAGAGGCCAAGGGCCCACATGGAGTAGATGCTAAAGAAAGCTGCTTATCAGTTACAGAGTTATCTCCCGAAGCACAAACTGGCCTGgtggaaaagacttctaaaaGTGACTTGGAAGAGAAACAGCCACTTACTCCAGGTTCTACAACATGCTCtgctgagggagaaaaacacaATTCAGTTGAACAAACTCCTTTCAGTAACTTCCCGGTTTATAGCAGACAATTAAACATGTCCCATCAATTCAGCCACTTAAATGTACTCACTCATCAGACTTTTCTGGGAACAACATATCCAATTTCTTCTGCAAATCAAAACCAAGAAGGGagcaattattttctctctgcctaCAGTCAGAGCATGGATACAGAAAAGTCCTCATCACCTGgtggctgggacagcagctgtgATTCTTCCAGGCCAtattcagaacagaaataa
- the TASOR gene encoding protein TASOR isoform X1 has translation MTDAVIPSGGEMEREQHQRTEKTSAGVLGVGSNRAAAAEDTTQNGGRSESSSAGEALLVASAAAEDKVPTNLSITGSSQRRSSISTAHEQQQPPSGVLGGPPPLPKPPEDHQPVRRNFQIPRKSREKKALFQPVAPGSREFEDILKILHSSYLDASSVSNFRYKRASLVHSELLEKEFTEKRRELKCDGRLEKELSESYAFLMVDRCQIQSICEKGLQVGHSRISILGSPSMGVYISKYADLLQPNPLETGAAGDVIVFKIIKGKMKSIYDHIDMKAMESTVKSVLDPTPNHECHISKNAHKITSLLSYRAYERTQYYFYEYDFGEIRRRPRHVCPHAVVSFTYKGDMVQGPKFSSSSSGQNFLLKPSPSVCLLLRPNTFNTDRRTEKSAVTVWRGQLWNKGKLVCHVSLKSATCSFPPCKLPEKLEVEKVVSIDELKKKISPALFFKETYQVGKEVLKDGLYCSLYEVVEKSRSGSHLEGLLQKLEKEKLVLVKPLLDRGFLFLLSPWQMMSPYDHQAGWSRVFHALFLFPEPRGVISSAAQRSVPFGNSAPVVSHEKKEIIPESTRFISSLHFALIQARKEATAPFDLVVVVEKYVNEYLKKLFRGALKGREFKLREYSTRLDDKRYVYPAPRYKAHIDEYLQNYIFRCGTYPLPLSRAKELIERNLRPQQFSPISDYEATEDYSDFAKAKCVKRIHAKYEATAAKQKLLPSGDYDTERLKELINLIQCRKKNVGGDSDSEDPRIRSGLKRKLEKESESLHKYLKRSESSENICQYDGGRTSDSLHSVFSTNSGLGGHDADFRQQDGSDSAAADTHGLLKILLETLSTGGHLDSSLAQSVNQVLALSADEMEEDMRQNYEYESIPAQDHELPNTAQADSVNFKDPESLVILEPDVPCLPYPVSADLRLPDNEVGFEDMLQLQEASIGSLSTFEDCSPSAPIEHVHGSQHPNSDNTGEVGMHWKLIPITGLKSPEEPLVYLPPTDALPNDPRVINRQRSSDDQFPYSPFSDTQKGTAEDGHYTGQVEKPEDEYGLADHPFSAKHSISAVIETTLLEEYNLFARKIQEILQQKNIAYVSGMPTPVFSARERIMRLSEYICLKASDVSVQEYIETLNEKLHSVILASSCIKDTQPVYSSPEPSEVGSNTAANPVPDTLSVCRDADTALLPEPLGSTLLEDLHSSEQPSSSLPLVKEKMDHVNTKPEDQTSSSGDLVEPPEKTQKSPENLNISAQPAFSNIISQIKPEVFTSLVKIMKDVRKNTVKFYIHEEEESVLCREIKDYLIKLGNTECHPEQFLKRRADLDKLLIIIQNEDIANLIHKIPCLVTLKRLSCVSFAGVDSLDDVKNHTYNELFVSGGFVVSDESVLNPESITTDKLKQFLEFLEALNTPDGKWQWKVHCKIQKKLKELARMNANALSLLTLLNTYQKKHLVEILSYHNCDSQTRIAPDLDCLIRLQAQNIQQRHVVFLTEKNLKTFSSYVDNGIVVAAVDDFMENFKSLVGYHNSVTEQSCLPASGAHQRQSVLVEKDEKDEEDMSLDSGDEISQIEICSDASKYDTHVEALQTEAKGPHGVDAKESCLSVTELSPEAQTGLVEKTSKSDLEEKQPLTPGSTTCSAEGEKHNSVEQTPFSNFPVYSRQLNMSHQFSHLNVLTHQTFLGTTYPISSANQNQEGSNYFLSAYSQSMDTEKSSSPGGWDSSCDSSRPYSEQK, from the exons ATGACGGATGCCGTGATCCCCAGTGGTGGCGAGATGGAGCGGGAGCAGCATCAGCGGACGGAGAAGACCAGCGCGGGCGTCCTCGGAGTGGGGAGTAACAGAGCGGCAGCCGCTGAGGACACTACACAAAATGGCGGACGCTCTGAGAGCAGTAGCGCTGGGGAGGCGCTGCTGgtggcttctgctgctgcagaggacaAGGTCCCCACAAACCTCAGCATCACTGGCAGCAGCCAGCGCAGGAGCAGCATCTCGACGGCACATGAACAGCAGCAGCCGCCCAGCGGTGTGCTCGGGGGGCCGCCCCCTCTCCCTAAGCCCCCAGAAGACCACCAGCCTGTTAGGAGGAACTTTCAGATCcccaggaagagcagagaaaagaaag CACTCTTTCAGCCAGTAGCTCCAGGTTCTCGAGAATTTGAGGATATTTTGAAGATTCTGCATTCATCTTACTTGGATGCAAGTTCAGTGTCCAATTTTCGTTACAAGAGAGCCAGCTTAGTTCATAGTGAACTGTTGGAAAAGGAA TTCACAGAAAAACGCAGGGAGCTGAAATGTGATGGTCGCCTGGAAAAGGAGCTTTCTGAGAGCTACGCCTTCCTCATGGTGGATCGGTGTCAG ATCCAAAGCATATGTGAAAAGGGGCTGCAGGTTGGCCACTCCAGAATATCAATCCTCGGCAGCCCTTCCATGG GTGTATATATCTCCAAGTATGCTGATTTATTGCAGCCTAATCCTCTAGaaacaggagcagctggagatgtgattgtttttaaaataataaag ggaaaaatgaaaagcatctATGACCACATTGATATGAAAGCAATGGAATCAACTGTAAAGAGTGTGTTGGATCCAACCCCAAATCACGAGTGTCACATTTCAAAGAATGCACATAAAATAACCTCCTTGTTGTCTTATCGAGCCTATGAACGAACTCAG tactATTTTTATGAATATGACTTTGGTGAGATAAGGCGAAGACCAAGACATGTTTGTCCTCATGCTGTTGTTTCATTTACTTATAAAGGTGACATGGTGCAAGGACCAAAATTCTCGTCCTCATCAAG TGGCCagaattttctgttaaaacCCAGTCCTTCTGTCTGTCTTTTGCTTAGACCAAACACCTTCAACACAGATAGAAGAACAG AGAAATCTGCTGTTACAGTATGGAGGGGACAGCTTTGGAATAAGGGCAAACTTGTGTGCCATGTTTCCTTAAAATCAGCAACATGTTCCTTCCCTCCATGCAAGCT CCCTGAGAAGCTTGAGGTTGAAAAGGTTGTCAGCATTGatgagctgaagaaaaaaatttcaccAGCGTTGTTCTTTAAAGAAACTTACCAAGTaggaaaagaag TGTTGAAGGACGGCCTGTACTGTAGCCTGTATGAAGTTGTGGAGAAGTCCCGTTCTGGGAGTCACTTGGAGGGTTTACTTCAAAAACTAGAGAAAGAGAAACTT GTTCTTGTGAAACCACTTCTGGACagaggatttctttttctcctttctccttggCAAATGATGTCCCCTTATG ACCACCAAGCTGGATGGTCCCGTGTGTTTCAtgcattatttctgtttccagagCCTAGAGGTGTAATTAGCTCAG cagcacaaagaagTGTTCCATTTGGAAATTCAGCTCCCGTGGTTTCgcatgaaaaaaaggaaatcattCCAGAATCCACAAGGTTTATTTCATCTCTACATTTTGCTTTAATCCAGGCTCGTAAAGAGGCTACTGCACCCTTTGatcttgttgttgttgttgaaaaGTATGTAAATGAGTATTTGAAAAAGCTCTTTCGTGGCGCTCTGAAGGGTAGAGAATTTAAATTACGTGAGTATTCGACGCGGTTGGATGACAAAAGATACGTTTATCCTGCTCCAAGATATAAAGCTCATATTGATGAATACTTGCAAAACTATATCTTCCGTTGTGGGACGTATCCGCTGCCTCTTTCTAGAGCTAAAGAACTGATTGAGAGGAATTTGAGACCTCAGCAGTTCAGTCCCATCTCAGACTATGAAGCCACAGAAGACTACTCGGATTTTGCCAAGGCAAAATGCGTGAAAAGAATCCATGCAAAATATGAAGCCACTGCTGCCAAGCAGAAGCTGCTTCCTTCTGGAGATTATGATACTGAAAGACTCAAAGAACTTATTAACTTAATCcagtgtaggaaaaaaaatgtaggtgGAGATTCTGATTCTGAAGACCCCAGAATTAGAAGTGGtctgaaaagaaagctggaaaaagagtctgaaagttTGCACAAATACTTAAAAAGGAGTGAATCTTCAGAGAATATTTGTCAGTATGATG GGGGCAGAACCTCGGATTCACTACACTCTGTTTTCTCAACTAATTCTGGTCTGGGTGGACACGATGCTGACTTCAGGCAGCAAGATGGATCcgattctgctgctgctgacacacATGGCCTCCTTAAAATACTTTTGGAAACACTATCTACTGGAGGACACTTGGATTCCTCATTGGCACAGTCTGTAAATCAAGTTTTAGCATTAAGCGCTGATGAAATGGAAGAGGATATGAGACAAAATTATGAATATGAATCCATTCCAGCTCAGGATCATGAGCTTCCTAATACTGCTCAGGCTGACAGTGTTAACTTCAAGGACCCTGAAAGCCTAGTGATTCTGGAACCTGATGTGCCATGTCTGCCCTACCCTGTCAGTGCTGATCTACGGCTTCCAGATAACGAAGTAGGCTTTGAAGACATGCTACAGTTACAA GAAGCAAGCATTGGAAGCCTAAGTACCTTTGAAGACTGCAGTCCTAGTGCACCTATAGAACATGTGCATGGCAGTCAACATCCCAACTCAGATAATACAGGAGAAGTTGGAATGCACTGGAAACTTATTCCAATTACAG GTCTGAAATCACCAGAAGAGCCACTGGTGTATTTGCCACCAACGGATGCCCTTCCTAATGACCCCCGGGTAATAAATAGACAGAGAAGTTCTGATGACCAGTTTCCATACTCTCCATTTTCAGACACACAAAAGGGGACAGCAGAAGATGGACATTATACAGGACAAGTGGAGAAACCTGAAGATGAGTATGGGCTAGCGGACCACCCTTTTTCAGCTAAGCATTCCATTAGTGCAGTAATAGAAACGACCCTGTTAGAAGAATATAATCTCTTTGCACGAAAGATTCAAGAAATTTTGCAGCAGAAGAACATTGCTTACGTTAGTGGGATGCCCACACCAGTCTTCTCTGCCCGAGAGAGGATAATGAGACTTTCAGAATACATATGTTTAAAGGCATCAGACGTGTCTGTCCAAGAATATATAGAGACACTGAATGAAAAGTTGCACAGTGTCATTTTGGCTTCTTCCTGCATTAAGGACACTCAACCCGTTTATTCTAGTCCTGAACCATCGGAAGTTGGGAGCAACACGGCAGCCAACCCTGTGCCCGACACACTGTCTGTGTGCAGGGACGCTGACACAGCGCTGTTACCAGAGCCACTGGGCAGTACCCTGCTGGAAGATCTGCACTCCAGTGAGCAGCCTTCATCAAGCTTGCCCCTagtgaaggagaaaatggaTCATGTGAACACTAAACCAGAGGATCAGACCTCTTCTAGTGGGGATCTGGTGGAGCCACCAGAGAAGACACAGAAATCCCCCGAGAACCTAAACATTTCAGCTCAACCAGCTTTTTCTAATATTATAAGCCAGATAAAACCTGAAGTATTTACCAGCTTGGTCAAAATTATGAAAGATGTACGGAAAAATACTGTCAAATTTTATATtcatgaagaggaagaaagcgTTCTTTGCAGAGAAATCAAG GATTATCTTATAAAGTTGGGTAATACAGAGTGCCATCCAGAGCAGTTCCTTAAGAGAAGAGCTGATTTAGATAAACTGTTGATCATCATCCAAAACGAAGACATCGCCAACCTCATCCATAAG atcCCATGCCTAGTAACTTTGAAGAGGCTCTCCTGTGTCAGCTTTGCGGGGGTTGATAGTTTGGATGACGTGAAAAATCACACTTACAATGAACTGTTTGTGTctggtggttttgttgtgtCGGATGAATCTGTCCTTAATCCAGAGTCCATCACTACAG ATAAACTAAAGCAATTCTTAGAGTTTCTGGAGGCTCTCAATACCCCAGATGGGAAATGGCAGTGGAAAGTCCactgcaaaatacaaaaaaaactgaaagagcTGGCGAG GATGAATGCCAATGCCCTGAGTCTGCTCACACTTCTGAACACCTATCAAAAGAAGCACTTGGTTGAGATTCTGTCTTACCATAACTGTGATTCTCAAACTCGAATTGCTCCAGACCTAGACTGTCTCATCAGGCTTCAGGCTCAAAACATACAACAGAGACATGTTGTCTTCTTAACAG AAAAGAACCTCAAAACATTCTCGAGTTATGTTGATAATGGCATAGTGGTTGCTGCTGTTGATGACTTTATGGAGAATTTTAAAAGCCTCGTTGGGTATCACAACTCGGTTACggagcagagctgccttccCGCCTCCGGAGCTCACCAAAGACAATCAG ttcTTGTAGAAAAGGATGAGAAGGATGAGGAGGACATGTCTCTGGATTCAGGGGATGAAATATCACAAATAGAAATCTGCAGTGATGCCTCTAAGTATGATACTCATGTGGAAGCTTTGCAGACAGAGGCCAAGGGCCCACATGGAGTAGATGCTAAAGAAAGCTGCTTATCAGTTACAGAGTTATCTCCCGAAGCACAAACTGGCCTGgtggaaaagacttctaaaaGTGACTTGGAAGAGAAACAGCCACTTACTCCAGGTTCTACAACATGCTCtgctgagggagaaaaacacaATTCAGTTGAACAAACTCCTTTCAGTAACTTCCCGGTTTATAGCAGACAATTAAACATGTCCCATCAATTCAGCCACTTAAATGTACTCACTCATCAGACTTTTCTGGGAACAACATATCCAATTTCTTCTGCAAATCAAAACCAAGAAGGGagcaattattttctctctgcctaCAGTCAGAGCATGGATACAGAAAAGTCCTCATCACCTGgtggctgggacagcagctgtgATTCTTCCAGGCCAtattcagaacagaaataa